The following coding sequences lie in one Arachis ipaensis cultivar K30076 chromosome B03, Araip1.1, whole genome shotgun sequence genomic window:
- the LOC107634423 gene encoding uncharacterized protein LOC107634423, with the protein MAPKGRGRRIVQNTRLDQSRLSSRRPGEQTADINSSQPPIHVLGQQSDNNDEPNLSHLNVGSALQPSPQVLSQSSPQLDGVNSSDASALEAEDNKLPNVGQSSVQSETRSNGKLVIAVEKGDKLKRFTDHTVTRDITKDLLSRMPSPAPRWQDYCPNMKDELFKGFLEKHEFASNYDKAMARTVWNKTMHDRYPDILKRARDRAFKEANSTSIADIKVMDLKQ; encoded by the exons ATGGCACCAAAAGGTAGAGGTAGACGAATAGTACAAAACACTCGTTTGGATCAATCTCGGCTTTCCTCACGTAGGCCAG GTGAGCAAACTGCTGATATTAATTCTTCTCAACCACCGATACACGTGTTAG gtcAACAGAGTGATAATAATGATGAACCTAATCTTTCACATTTGAATGTGGGATCAGCATTACAACCATCCCCACAAGTTTTGTCACAATCGTCACCACAATTAGATG GTGTGAATTCGTCTGACGCATCTGCTTTAGAAGCAGAAGATAATAAGCTACCTAATGTTGGACAATCAAGTGTGCAATCTGAAACTAGGAGTAACGGGAAGCTGGTAATAGCTGTAGAGAAAGGCGATAAATT GAAGAGATTTACAGATCATACGGTAACTCGTGATATTACGAAAGATTTGCTAAGTAGGATGCCTTCTCCAGCGCCAAGATGGCAGGATTATTGTCCAAACATGAAGGACGAGTTGTTTAAAGGTTTCCTG GAAAAACATGAATTTGCATCAAATTATGATAAGGCTATGGCAAGAACTGTTTGGAATAAGACAATGCATGACCGCTATCCTGATATTTTGAAAAGAGCAAGGGATAGAGCTTTTAAGGAGGCAAACTCTACTAGTATTGCTGATATTAAGGTCATGGACCTAAAGCAATAA
- the LOC107633071 gene encoding uncharacterized protein LOC107633071, translating to MMAQFQAFQATSRSNTNLLQDPSSYYYLHPSEILEIALTTTLNYHTWSTSVWICLKSKDKIRFIDGTLLKPAPTDDSYDAWDRCNTKDLKHQFYEGDLFRIAELEEDLFSTKQGELSIISYCTKLKRIWEEIDEFRPIPTYACLSNCSDGLDIMRQYRLQSYMIRFLRGLNDQYASMRSHIMLLKPLPDVNTIFSLLLQQERQMMHLIESDSRILMNAVHTKSIGEGETYQPSQGSAKFINTGGEKGKFGANNVRERGRGRHKGGKGTTRGAPKFCSYCGKQGHLVDTCYQKHGFPPHLQPNYSNGVPLLANLVNSVIVVSNTECNPTPVIQNEGKISLDGIFSDRQKEALIALFQQHEKPLHDENLATIHTPLASIFHLISHSDFELNSKD from the exons ATGATGGCTCAGTTTCAAGCTTTCCAAGCCACTTCTAGATCTAACACCAACCTTCTTCAAGATCCTTCAAGTTATTACTACCTTCACCCAAGTGAGATACTTGAAATCGCTCTCACAACCACACTGAACTACCACACCTGGTCTACATCTGTGTGGATCTGTCTAAAATCGAAGGATAAAATTAGATTCATTGATGGCACGTTACTCAAACCAGCTCCAACAGATGATTCATATGATGCTTGGGATCGTTGCAACACG AAAGACCTCAAACATCAATTTTATGAGGGTGATCTATTTCGGATTGCTGAGCTTGAGGAAGATCTGTTCAGCACAAAGCAAGGTGAGTTATCCATCATCTCTTACTGTacaaaactgaaaaggatctGGGAAGAAATAGACGAATTCAGACCCATACCAACTTATGCTTGCTTGAGTAATTGTAGCGATGGATTAGACATAATGAGGCAATATAGGTTGCAGTCTTATATGATTCGTTTTCTTAGAGGTTTAAATGACCAATATGCAAGTATGCGCTCCCATATTATGTTGCTTAAACCCCTTCCAGATGTGAATACTATTTTTTCTCTACTTCTTCAACAAGAAAGACAAATGATGCATCTCATTGAATCAGATTCTAGAATACTAATGAATGCTGTTCACACTAAATCTATAGGTGAAGGAGAGACTTACCAGCCTAGTCAAGGCAGTGCTAAATTTATCAATACTGGAGGTGAAAAAGGTAAATTTGGGGCCAACAATgtcagagaaagaggaagagggcGTCATAAAGGTGGCAAAGGTACTACTAGAGGAGCTCCCAAATTTTGCTCTTATTGTGGAAAACAAGGTCACTTGGTGGATACATGTTACCAGAAGCATGGCTTTCCACCACATTTGCAACCAAATTACTCTAATGGAGTACCTCTTTTAGCTAATTTAGTGAACTCAGTGATAGTTGTGAGTAATACAGAATGTAATCCCACACCTGTTATCCAAAATGAAGGCAAGATCAGTTTGGATGGGATATTCTCGGATAGACAGAAAGAAGCACTTATTGCACTATTCCAGCAACATGAAAAACCTCTTCATGATGAAAATTTAGCAACCATTCATACTCCTTTAGCCAGTATATTTCATCTCATTTCTCATTCCgattttgaattgaattctaAAGATTGA